The genomic region ACTTTCCGCGCAGCCGCCTCGATTTCACCAACCGTGAACTGGACATTCTGTCCACCGCCCTCGACCGGCGTATCAATTCCCCAATGACCTCCAGCATCGGGCGGCTTTTCGATGCCGTCGCCGCGCTCATCGGTCTGCGCCAGACCTCTAGCTTCGAAGGCCAGGCCGCCATGGGTCTGGAGTTCGCGCAGGACGGTGCGAATACCGACGAATGGTATCCGTATCATGTGACGCCTGTCACTGCCGATAATGGCTCGACTGAGCGACTCTTAGAGTGGATGCCGATGATCTCGGCGCTGCTGGTTGATGAACACACGCCCACGATTGCGGCGAAGTTCCACAACACGCTGGCAGCCATGATCGCGGCAATCGCAGCAGAGGAAGGTGAGCAGCAGGTTGTGCTCACCGGGGGATGTTTCCAGAACCGGGTGTTGTTAGAGAAGTCGATCCGGCGGCTGCGCGCAGACGGATTCACGCCGTATTGGCCGCAGCTCTTCCCCCCGAACGATGGCGCTATTGCCCTCGGTCAGGTTGCGGCAGCATTAAGGGAATTCGGCAATGTGTTTAGCGGTTCCGGGCAAAGTGATGGACATCAGCGGAGAGGACCTTGACCGTTCCGGCAGGGTTAGCTTCGGGGGCGTCATCAAAGACGTCAATCTGGCCTACGTCCCCGAGGTGCAGGTCGGTGACTACGTGATTGTGCACGTCGGTTTCGCCTTAAGCAAAGTGGATGAGGCGGAAGCCCGGCGTGTTTTTGAGGTTCTGGAAGAAATGGGCGAGTTGGGAGACTTGTACAATGAGTGACCGAGAATTTATGACGCTCGACGGTAACGAAGCTGTCGCGCGCGTGGCCTATAAGCTCACAGAGGTCGCGGCGATTTACCCGATTACACCGTCCTCTGCGATGGGTGAATGGGCGGACGAATGGGCAGCAGCGTCAAAGCCGAATCTGTGGGGCACTGTCCCTCAGGTCGTTGAAATGCAAAGTGAGGCCGGCGCCGCTGGTACCGTTCACGGTGCCCTTCAGGCCGGCTCCCTCACGACAACCTTCACCGCATCTCAGGGCTTGCTCCTGATGATCCCGAATATGTATAAGATCGCTGGAGAGCTGACCTCCGCGGTCTTCCATGTCGCGGCGCGTTCGCTGGCCGCCCAGGGTCTCTCGATCTTCGGCGACCACAGCGACGTCATGGCCGCCCGCGCGACCGGATTTGCCATGCTGGCTTCCGCATCTGTTCAGGAAGCACACGATTTCGCTTTGATCGCGCAAGTCTCCAGCTTGGCCTCCCGCGTGCCGTTCCTGCACTTCTTCGACGGCTTCCGGACTTCCTCCGAAGTCGCCAAGATCGAACTCCTCGACGACAATGACCTCCGCGCCATGGTTGACGAAGACCTCATCTTCGCGCACCGCCGCCGCGCGCTTTCCCCCGAACACCCGTTCATCCGCGGTACGGCACAAAACCCGGATGTCTATTTCCAGGGGCGCGAAACCGTCAATCCTTATTACGCAGCCTGCTCCGTGAATGTTCAGGCCGCCATGGACAAGTTCGCCACCCTCACCGGCCGCCAGTACAAACTCTACGAGTACTACGGCGCGCCGGACGCCACCCGTGTCATCGTTTTGATGGGCTCCGGCTGCGAGACCGTCCACGAGATGACCGATTATCTCAATGCCCGTGGCGAAAAGGTCGGCGTCCTGAAAGTGCGCCTGTACCGGCCGTTCGCGGCTGCAGATTTGGTCGCGGCTCTGCCGAAGACCGTGCAATCGTTGGCCGTCCTGGACCGCACCAAGGAACCCGGCAGCGCGGGTGAGCCGCTCTACGTCGATGTCATCACCGCGCTGGTCGAAGAGTGGCGCACTGGCGCTCTGCCGGTTGTGGTCGGCGGCCGCTATGGCCTCTCGTCCAAGGAATTCACTCCTGCGATGGTCAAATCAGTCTTCGATCATCTGCTGAATGCCCGCCCGAAGAACCACTTCACGATCGGCATCAATGACGACGTCAGCCACACCAGCCTCGACTTCGACCCCGCGTTCTCGATTGAGCCGGATGATGTCGTACGCGCCGTCTTCTACGGCCTGGGTGCGGACGGCACTGTCGGCGCCAACAAGAACTCGATCAAGATTATCGGCGAGAACACCTCAAACTACGCGCAGGGCTATTTCGTCTACGACTCGAAGAAATCCGGCTCGATGACTACCTCGCACCTGCGCTTCGGTCCAAAACCGATCCGTTCTCCGTACCTCATCAGCAGCGCTAACTTTGTGGCCTGCCATCAGCCGACCTTCCTCGAACGCTTCAATATGCTCGATGAATC from Candidatus Flexicrinis proximus harbors:
- a CDS encoding HypC/HybG/HupF family hydrogenase formation chaperone, with protein sequence MCLAVPGKVMDISGEDLDRSGRVSFGGVIKDVNLAYVPEVQVGDYVIVHVGFALSKVDEAEARRVFEVLEEMGELGDLYNE